The Devosia sp. genome segment GACGGACATCTGTGCCAGTGCGTGCTCTAGTTGAGCCGCTTGCGCATGGGAAAACCATTGACCTTGCGGCCCACGGCCTGCGGGCCATCGGCGATCCAGCCGTGATCGGCATAGAATTGCCGCGCCGTCGCGGTCGATTCGAGGCGCGCCTCGCCAAGGCCCAGCCCCGCAAGTTCGGATTCCAGCTGCGCCAGAAGCGCCTTGCTGACGCCGGTAAACCGGGCCCGGGGTGCCACATAGTTGAGTGCGATATCGCCCGACCTCGTGGCCGCGCCCACGGCAACCACCGACCCGGCCCGCTCCGCCACCAGCATGATGAGATCGGTATTGGCCAGCATGGCGGCAACG includes the following:
- a CDS encoding GNAT family N-acetyltransferase, which gives rise to MSLLIRRAEPADVPAMSAVLIAAITELCAADHGSDPEKLAAWTRNKSMEGVAAMLANTDLIMLVAERAGSVVAVGAATRSGDIALNYVAPRARFTGVSKALLAQLESELAGLGLGEARLESTATARQFYADHGWIADGPQAVGRKVNGFPMRKRLN